From a single Micromonospora pallida genomic region:
- the trpC gene encoding indole-3-glycerol phosphate synthase TrpC has translation MLDEILAGVREDVARRQEQIPLERIRELAAAAPPPLDAYAALRRPGVAVIAEVKRSSPSRGQLAEIANPADLAAEYAAGGARAISVLTEGRWFGGSLDDLAAVRAAVKIPVLRKDFVVSSYQVHEARAHGADLVLLIVAALEQNALVGLLERIESLGMTALVEVHDEEEADRALEAGAQVIGVNARDLRTLEVDRSVFERIAPGLPSSVVKIAESGVRGPHDLIRYASAGADAVLVGEGLVTQKSPREAVSELVNAGNHPATPRPAR, from the coding sequence GTGCTGGACGAGATTCTGGCCGGCGTACGCGAGGACGTCGCCCGACGGCAGGAGCAGATTCCGCTGGAGCGGATCCGCGAACTCGCCGCTGCCGCCCCGCCACCGCTGGACGCGTACGCGGCCCTGCGGCGGCCCGGCGTGGCGGTGATCGCGGAGGTGAAACGTTCCTCGCCGTCGCGGGGACAGCTCGCCGAGATCGCCAATCCCGCCGACCTGGCCGCCGAGTACGCCGCCGGTGGCGCCCGGGCGATCAGCGTGCTGACCGAGGGGCGGTGGTTCGGCGGCTCGCTGGACGACCTGGCCGCCGTCCGGGCCGCGGTGAAGATCCCGGTGTTGCGGAAGGACTTCGTGGTCTCCAGCTACCAGGTCCACGAGGCGCGGGCACACGGCGCCGACCTGGTGCTGCTGATCGTCGCCGCACTGGAGCAGAACGCCCTGGTCGGGCTTCTGGAGCGGATCGAGTCGCTCGGGATGACCGCACTGGTCGAGGTGCACGACGAGGAGGAGGCCGACCGGGCCTTGGAGGCCGGTGCCCAGGTGATCGGGGTCAACGCCCGTGACCTGCGTACTCTTGAGGTCGACCGGTCGGTGTTCGAACGGATCGCGCCGGGCCTGCCCAGCAGCGTGGTCAAGATCGCCGAGTCCGGCGTACGCGGACCGCACGACCTCATCCGGTACGCCTCGGCCGGGGCGGACGCCGTCCTGGTCGGCGAGGGACTGGTCACCCAGAAGAGCCCCCGCGAGGCGGTCTCGGAGCTGGTCAACGCCGGCAACCATCCGGCCACCCCGCGCCCGGCGCGCTGA
- the trpB gene encoding tryptophan synthase subunit beta yields the protein MSANALAGAAGLLPDPAGRFGRYGGRFVPEALVAALDELDAAYRHAMADESFRAEFDALLRDYAGTPSRLYAAHRFSAKTGARVLLKREDLNHTGAHKVRNVLGQALLTKRMGKTRVIAETGAGQHGVATATAAALFDLECVVYMGEVDTERQALNVARMRMLGATVVPVTNGSRTLKDAMNEAMRDWVAHVDDTHYLIGTAAGPHPFPAMVRDFVKGIGEEARQQCLDLTGALPDAVAACVGGGSNALGIFHAFVGDPDVRLYGFEAGGAGVETGRHAASITGGSSGVLHGSRTYVLQDADGQTIESHSISAGLDYPGVGPEHAWLNDIGRATYEPVTDAEAMAAFELLCRTEGIIPAIESSHALAGAMKIAPRLAAELGREPVIVVNLSGRGDKDVHTAGEYFGILDKE from the coding sequence ATGAGCGCCAACGCGCTGGCCGGCGCGGCCGGCCTGCTTCCCGACCCGGCCGGCCGCTTCGGCCGGTACGGCGGCCGGTTCGTGCCCGAGGCGCTGGTCGCCGCGTTGGACGAGCTGGACGCGGCCTACCGGCACGCGATGGCGGACGAGTCGTTCCGCGCCGAGTTCGACGCGTTGCTGCGCGACTACGCCGGCACCCCGTCCCGGCTCTACGCGGCGCACCGGTTCTCCGCGAAGACCGGCGCGCGGGTGCTGCTCAAGCGGGAGGACCTCAACCACACCGGGGCGCACAAGGTCCGTAACGTGCTCGGGCAGGCCCTGCTCACGAAGCGGATGGGCAAGACCCGGGTGATCGCCGAGACCGGGGCCGGGCAGCACGGCGTGGCCACCGCCACCGCCGCCGCCCTGTTCGACCTGGAGTGCGTTGTCTACATGGGTGAGGTGGACACCGAGCGGCAGGCGTTGAACGTGGCCCGGATGCGGATGCTCGGCGCCACCGTCGTCCCGGTCACCAACGGCTCGCGGACCCTCAAGGACGCGATGAACGAGGCGATGCGCGACTGGGTCGCCCACGTCGACGACACGCACTACCTGATCGGCACCGCCGCCGGGCCGCACCCGTTCCCGGCGATGGTCCGGGACTTCGTCAAGGGCATCGGCGAGGAGGCCCGGCAGCAGTGCCTGGACCTCACCGGCGCGCTGCCCGACGCGGTCGCCGCCTGCGTCGGTGGCGGCTCCAACGCCCTGGGTATCTTCCACGCCTTCGTCGGTGACCCGGACGTGCGGCTGTACGGCTTCGAGGCCGGCGGCGCGGGCGTCGAGACCGGCCGGCACGCCGCCAGCATCACCGGCGGGTCGTCCGGGGTGCTGCACGGCAGCCGCACCTACGTCCTCCAGGACGCCGACGGGCAGACCATCGAGTCGCACTCGATCTCCGCCGGACTGGACTACCCGGGCGTCGGGCCGGAGCACGCCTGGCTGAACGACATCGGCCGGGCGACGTACGAGCCGGTCACCGACGCCGAGGCGATGGCCGCGTTCGAGCTGCTCTGCCGTACCGAGGGGATCATCCCGGCGATCGAGAGCTCGCACGCCCTGGCCGGCGCGATGAAGATCGCCCCGAGACTCGCCGCCGAACTGGGCCGGGAGCCGGTCATCGTGGTCAACCTCTCCGGTCGGGGCGACAAGGACGTCCACACCGCCGGTGAGTACTTCGGCATCCTCGACAAGGAGTGA
- a CDS encoding anthranilate synthase component I: MTDGTVSPDLASFTEQAARWRVVPVTRRLLADGETPVGVYRKLAGGPGTFLLESAEQGVGAATWSRYSFIGVRSSATLVERDGQAAWLGQPPAGLPTGGDPAQVLRDTVAALAGPAFDPTSGMPPLTGGMVGYLGYDLIRRLERLPTLSEDDLGVPEVGMMLATDLVVLDHYEGSAILIANAVLPPSDEPDRAAEVTAAYHHAIGRLDAMTSALSRPNAPMISTVDRPSAGEVACRTPEGSYPKAVETAKEAIRAGECFQIVLAQRFERRTHADPLDVYRVLRTTNPSPYMYLLRFDGFDIVGSSPEAHLKVTGTDDGQRRALLHPIAGTRPRGVDPEHDARLATELLADPKERAEHVMLVDLGRNDLGRVCRPGTVEVPEFATIERYSHVMHIVSTVVGTLREDATAFDALAATFPAGTLSGAPKVRAMEIIEELEPVRRGLYGGTVGYFGFGGDLDMAIAIRTALIRDGWAYVQAGAGVVADSDPAAEDRETRAKAAAVLAAIAAAETLRPAR; the protein is encoded by the coding sequence ATGACCGACGGTACGGTGAGCCCCGACCTGGCGAGCTTCACCGAGCAGGCGGCCCGCTGGCGGGTCGTCCCGGTCACCCGGCGGCTGCTGGCCGACGGCGAGACCCCGGTCGGGGTCTACCGCAAGCTCGCCGGTGGCCCGGGCACCTTCCTGCTCGAGTCCGCCGAGCAGGGAGTCGGGGCGGCCACCTGGTCCCGGTACAGCTTCATCGGCGTACGCAGCAGCGCCACCCTGGTCGAGCGGGACGGCCAGGCCGCCTGGCTCGGCCAGCCGCCGGCCGGCCTGCCCACCGGGGGCGACCCCGCCCAGGTGCTGCGCGACACGGTGGCCGCGCTGGCCGGGCCGGCGTTCGACCCGACCAGCGGCATGCCGCCGCTGACCGGCGGCATGGTCGGCTATCTCGGGTACGACCTGATCCGTCGCCTGGAGCGGCTGCCCACGCTCAGCGAGGACGACCTCGGCGTGCCCGAGGTGGGCATGATGCTCGCCACCGACCTGGTCGTCCTGGACCACTACGAGGGCTCGGCGATCCTCATCGCCAACGCGGTCCTGCCCCCGTCGGACGAGCCGGACCGGGCGGCCGAGGTGACCGCCGCCTACCACCACGCGATCGGTCGGCTCGACGCGATGACCTCGGCGCTCTCCCGGCCGAACGCGCCGATGATCTCCACGGTCGACCGGCCGTCGGCCGGCGAGGTGGCCTGCCGGACGCCCGAGGGGAGCTACCCGAAGGCGGTGGAGACGGCCAAGGAGGCGATCCGGGCCGGGGAGTGCTTCCAGATCGTGCTGGCGCAGCGCTTCGAGCGGCGTACCCACGCCGACCCGCTGGACGTCTACCGGGTGCTGCGCACCACCAACCCCAGCCCGTACATGTACCTGCTCCGCTTCGACGGCTTCGACATCGTCGGTTCCTCACCCGAGGCGCACCTGAAGGTCACCGGCACCGACGACGGCCAGCGCCGGGCGCTGCTGCACCCGATCGCCGGTACCCGGCCCCGGGGCGTCGACCCGGAGCACGACGCCCGACTCGCCACCGAGCTGCTGGCCGACCCGAAGGAACGGGCCGAGCACGTCATGCTGGTCGACCTCGGCCGCAACGACCTGGGCCGGGTCTGCCGGCCGGGCACCGTGGAGGTGCCCGAGTTTGCCACGATCGAGCGGTACAGCCACGTCATGCACATCGTCTCGACCGTGGTCGGCACGCTCCGCGAGGACGCCACCGCGTTCGACGCCCTCGCCGCGACCTTCCCCGCCGGGACCCTCTCCGGTGCGCCGAAGGTCCGGGCGATGGAGATCATCGAAGAGTTGGAGCCGGTTCGCCGGGGCCTCTACGGCGGCACGGTCGGCTACTTCGGCTTCGGCGGTGACCTGGACATGGCGATCGCGATCCGGACCGCGCTGATCCGGGACGGCTGGGCGTACGTGCAGGCCGGCGCGGGGGTGGTGGCCGATTCTGATCCCGCCGCCGAGGACCGGGAGACCCGGGCGAAGGCCGCCGCGGTGCTCGCGGCCATCGCCGCCGCCGAAACCCTCCGGCCCGCCCGGTGA
- a CDS encoding NUDIX hydrolase: protein MKSLTWAVAAVVTDDAGRVLLCRQSRPAARWALPGGRFRPDESPQQAVVRDVHAETGLTVEVVDLVGIYHLPTATDTPPAGPQPDVLVHVLRARVSGDAPPGVPGAGCRVSWHDPDGLPDPLTPVTRCAVADATAGHSGLLRALSPTPPDPAATPDPAALVAPPAAPVPRRSGGSRHREVGR from the coding sequence ATGAAGTCGCTCACCTGGGCGGTCGCCGCAGTCGTCACCGACGACGCCGGCCGGGTGCTTCTCTGCCGGCAGAGCAGGCCGGCGGCCCGGTGGGCGCTGCCGGGCGGCCGGTTCCGGCCGGACGAGAGCCCGCAGCAGGCGGTGGTCCGCGACGTCCACGCCGAGACCGGCCTGACCGTCGAGGTCGTGGACCTCGTCGGGATCTACCACCTGCCCACGGCAACGGACACCCCGCCGGCCGGGCCGCAGCCCGACGTCCTGGTGCACGTGCTGCGGGCCCGGGTTTCGGGCGACGCCCCGCCGGGCGTGCCGGGAGCGGGCTGCCGGGTGTCCTGGCACGATCCGGACGGGTTGCCGGATCCGCTCACCCCGGTCACCCGCTGCGCCGTGGCCGACGCCACCGCCGGCCACTCCGGCCTCCTCCGCGCGCTCTCCCCCACCCCGCCGGACCCAGCGGCCACGCCGGACCCAGCGGCCCTGGTGGCTCCGCCGGCCGCGCCGGTCCCGCGTCGATCAGGAGGTTCGCGTCACCGGGAGGTCGGACGCTGA
- the trpA gene encoding tryptophan synthase subunit alpha, whose protein sequence is MSRIGVAFDKARAEGRALLIGCMPAGFPTVEGSIAAMTAMVEAGVDVIEVEIPYSDPVMDGPVIQKASDIALAGGVRTADTLRIIEAVAATGAPVVTMTYWNPIEQYGVDAFARDLAAAGGTGLITPDLIPDEADEWLAASDAHDLDRTFLVAPSSTDARLAMTVQHCRGFVYATAVMGVTGARTQTSEAAPTLVARVRAVTDLPVGVGLGVGTGAQAGTVGGYADGVIVGSALIRCLLDAPDEATGLTALRTLSAELAQGVRPH, encoded by the coding sequence ATGAGCCGGATCGGGGTCGCCTTCGACAAGGCGCGTGCCGAGGGACGGGCCCTGCTGATCGGTTGCATGCCGGCCGGCTTCCCGACGGTCGAGGGCAGCATCGCCGCGATGACCGCCATGGTCGAGGCGGGCGTGGACGTCATCGAGGTGGAGATTCCGTACTCCGACCCGGTGATGGACGGGCCGGTGATCCAGAAGGCCAGCGACATCGCCCTCGCCGGTGGGGTCCGTACGGCGGACACGCTGCGGATCATCGAGGCGGTCGCGGCCACCGGCGCGCCGGTGGTGACGATGACCTACTGGAACCCGATCGAGCAGTACGGCGTCGACGCCTTCGCCCGGGACCTCGCGGCCGCCGGTGGCACCGGCCTGATCACCCCGGACCTGATCCCGGATGAGGCCGACGAGTGGCTGGCCGCGTCGGACGCGCACGACCTGGACCGTACGTTCCTGGTCGCGCCCTCCTCCACCGACGCCCGGCTGGCGATGACCGTCCAGCACTGCCGGGGTTTCGTCTACGCCACCGCCGTGATGGGCGTGACCGGGGCCCGGACGCAGACCTCCGAGGCCGCGCCGACCCTGGTCGCCCGGGTGCGGGCGGTCACCGACCTGCCGGTCGGGGTCGGGCTCGGCGTGGGCACCGGCGCGCAGGCCGGCACCGTGGGCGGGTACGCCGACGGCGTGATCGTGGGCAGCGCGCTGATCCGCTGCCTGCTCGACGCCCCGGACGAGGCCACCGGCCTGACCGCCCTGCGTACCCTCTCCGCCGAACTGGCCCAGGGCGTCCGCCCCCACTGA
- a CDS encoding Trp biosynthesis-associated membrane protein: protein MSVGAGRPAGGGGVSSAGRRELTYAVLLCLAGAGLAVWAATRTWAVELTPRPAPLPALREARSGAALLPWLPALAVVALAGAGAVLATRGALRRLVGMLILLLGVAVAAGGGYALGAGFEGEVSRQWPALCLLGGVLATAGGAWTVLRGAAWPAMGARYERPARGAAGTPDEAGSAGAAARTQGRTADAWDALDRGEDPTVS, encoded by the coding sequence GTGAGCGTCGGGGCCGGCCGACCGGCCGGTGGGGGTGGCGTGTCGTCGGCCGGGCGGCGCGAACTGACGTACGCGGTGCTGCTCTGCCTGGCCGGGGCGGGCCTGGCGGTCTGGGCGGCGACCCGGACCTGGGCGGTCGAGTTGACCCCGCGGCCGGCGCCGTTGCCGGCGCTGCGGGAGGCGCGGTCCGGTGCCGCCCTGCTGCCCTGGCTGCCCGCGCTGGCGGTGGTCGCGCTGGCCGGAGCGGGGGCCGTGCTCGCCACCCGGGGCGCGCTGCGCCGGCTGGTCGGGATGCTGATCCTACTGCTCGGCGTGGCTGTCGCGGCCGGCGGCGGGTACGCCCTGGGCGCCGGGTTCGAGGGTGAGGTGAGTCGGCAGTGGCCGGCGCTCTGCCTGCTCGGTGGGGTGCTGGCGACGGCCGGTGGCGCGTGGACGGTGCTGCGGGGAGCGGCCTGGCCGGCGATGGGCGCCCGCTACGAGCGTCCGGCCCGGGGTGCTGCCGGTACCCCCGACGAGGCGGGATCCGCCGGTGCGGCGGCGCGGACGCAGGGGCGGACCGCCGACGCGTGGGACGCGCTGGACCGGGGTGAGGACCCGACGGTCAGCTGA
- the lgt gene encoding prolipoprotein diacylglyceryl transferase, with protein sequence MNLASLTPQAALPSPSTAVWQLGPVPIRAYALCIIAGIVVACLVTEYRLRRRGVAPGAVLDIAVWAVPAGIIGARIYHVITSPEQYFGTGGNPIEALYIWQGGLGIWGAVAGGAVGAWIAARQLGIPFAVVADALAPGLPLAQAVGRLGNWFNNELHGGRTTLPWGLEIHRMDPNNPGQALRDEVGQPILEPGLYHPTFAYEALWNIGVALLVFAVDRRFRLGRGRAFALYVMGYTAGRFWIELMRTDEANEILGVRLNVWTAGLVFLGALVYFLRARGPREYLVPIPADAPAPVPGGGDVSQRDLSRTETSADLAAPRGYRVVDEAEFEAYQKTGTAPTGQPGAPAAGQPDAPGAPTDQPAASDVSAGQPDGPEPEADAGSAADGVPGNESGTRSTDRDS encoded by the coding sequence GTGAACCTCGCCTCGCTGACACCCCAGGCGGCCCTGCCCAGCCCCAGCACCGCCGTCTGGCAGCTCGGACCGGTACCGATCCGGGCGTACGCGCTGTGCATCATCGCCGGGATCGTGGTGGCCTGCCTGGTCACCGAGTACCGGCTGCGCCGTCGGGGGGTCGCCCCGGGCGCGGTGCTGGACATCGCGGTCTGGGCCGTGCCGGCCGGCATCATCGGTGCCCGGATCTACCACGTGATCACCTCCCCGGAGCAGTACTTCGGCACCGGTGGCAACCCGATCGAAGCCCTCTACATCTGGCAGGGCGGTCTCGGCATCTGGGGCGCGGTCGCCGGTGGCGCGGTCGGCGCCTGGATCGCCGCCCGCCAGCTCGGCATCCCGTTCGCCGTGGTGGCCGACGCCCTCGCCCCGGGGCTGCCGCTGGCCCAGGCGGTGGGCCGGCTCGGCAACTGGTTCAACAACGAGCTCCACGGCGGCCGGACCACCCTGCCCTGGGGGCTGGAGATCCACCGGATGGACCCGAACAACCCCGGTCAGGCGCTCCGCGACGAGGTCGGCCAGCCGATCCTCGAACCGGGTCTCTACCACCCCACCTTCGCCTACGAGGCGCTCTGGAACATCGGGGTCGCCCTGCTGGTCTTCGCCGTCGACCGGCGGTTCCGGCTGGGCCGGGGGCGTGCGTTCGCGCTCTACGTGATGGGGTACACCGCCGGCCGGTTCTGGATCGAGCTGATGCGCACCGACGAGGCCAACGAGATCCTCGGCGTCCGGCTCAACGTCTGGACCGCGGGGCTGGTCTTCCTCGGCGCGTTGGTCTACTTCCTGCGCGCCCGGGGGCCCCGCGAGTACCTGGTGCCGATCCCGGCCGACGCGCCGGCTCCGGTGCCCGGTGGCGGCGACGTCTCCCAGCGTGACCTCTCCCGCACGGAGACCAGCGCCGACCTGGCCGCCCCGCGCGGCTACCGGGTGGTCGACGAGGCGGAGTTCGAGGCGTACCAGAAGACCGGGACCGCGCCCACCGGCCAGCCCGGAGCGCCCGCCGCCGGCCAGCCGGACGCGCCCGGAGCGCCCACCGACCAGCCCGCCGCGTCCGACGTGTCCGCCGGGCAGCCGGACGGTCCGGAACCGGAGGCGGACGCCGGCAGCGCCGCCGACG